The following are encoded in a window of Ignicoccus islandicus DSM 13165 genomic DNA:
- a CDS encoding (Fe-S)-binding protein, with protein sequence MSSPSGTDMNKMMQEFIEMMQKNKVDLETAIKKAMSKVDAVMLHYLENCINCAGCAPACPFYEVGPEYSPVNKAEEVRKIYRKEMTIAGKILGKLVGAEKPTEEDIDRLMDLAYACTNCGHCYYTCMVGIHSGKVVGLLKSILTATGNVPTLLAMFEALEVYQMYKQVPGLMQVWQSALEEAQKVAGPIEFDKKFPKEDIGKPKVFFLGWLTDAMMMREGFISTIKILNKLKEGGVIDWTMWSVPEGIRAPISVVIGNSENAVKVVSHIAKVIDEYNPDYVVMMDGGFVYPTWRFEMYGTIIKSLGKKPEWKIIHITELLDELLKEGKIKFEKSNDAITWHDPCQLGRHSGVYEPPRNLLKAASTGYRDLPHNREMNYCCGGGGGIGCILREVRLMMSQIVGMDIKIPPKEEEFERNVEKKHLIAVRRKMEDIKKSGADIVATACPACIETIARGVKHYGKEMGISHVKVIHISEYLADKLKVVG encoded by the coding sequence ATGAGCTCCCCTAGTGGAACGGATATGAATAAGATGATGCAAGAGTTCATTGAAATGATGCAAAAGAACAAGGTTGACCTAGAGACCGCAATTAAGAAGGCTATGTCTAAAGTAGATGCCGTAATGCTTCACTACTTAGAGAACTGTATAAATTGTGCTGGATGTGCACCAGCTTGTCCATTTTACGAGGTTGGTCCAGAGTACAGCCCTGTCAACAAAGCCGAAGAAGTTAGGAAAATATATAGAAAGGAAATGACCATTGCAGGCAAAATCCTCGGCAAACTGGTAGGTGCTGAAAAGCCAACGGAGGAAGACATCGACAGATTGATGGATTTGGCTTACGCTTGTACTAACTGTGGCCACTGTTACTATACTTGTATGGTCGGTATTCATAGCGGAAAGGTCGTTGGCCTACTAAAGTCAATACTAACTGCAACTGGTAACGTTCCAACTTTGCTCGCAATGTTCGAGGCGCTAGAAGTCTATCAAATGTATAAGCAAGTTCCCGGATTAATGCAAGTTTGGCAGAGCGCTCTAGAGGAAGCACAGAAGGTAGCTGGACCAATAGAATTCGACAAGAAATTCCCCAAGGAAGATATAGGCAAGCCTAAGGTCTTCTTCCTAGGCTGGTTAACAGACGCCATGATGATGAGAGAAGGCTTTATATCCACCATAAAGATATTGAATAAGCTCAAAGAAGGTGGAGTAATAGACTGGACCATGTGGAGCGTTCCAGAGGGTATAAGAGCTCCAATAAGCGTAGTAATTGGTAACTCCGAAAACGCAGTAAAGGTGGTGAGCCACATAGCTAAGGTTATCGATGAATACAATCCCGATTACGTTGTAATGATGGACGGAGGATTCGTATATCCCACGTGGCGCTTCGAGATGTATGGAACTATAATTAAATCCCTAGGAAAGAAGCCAGAGTGGAAGATAATTCACATAACGGAGTTATTAGACGAATTACTAAAAGAGGGTAAAATAAAATTCGAGAAGTCCAATGATGCAATAACTTGGCACGATCCTTGCCAGTTAGGTAGACACTCCGGGGTTTACGAACCTCCAAGAAACCTCCTCAAGGCAGCAAGTACAGGATATCGCGATCTACCTCATAATAGAGAAATGAACTACTGCTGCGGTGGTGGAGGAGGGATTGGATGTATACTTCGAGAAGTGAGACTAATGATGAGTCAAATAGTTGGTATGGACATTAAGATACCACCTAAGGAAGAGGAGTTCGAGAGAAACGTTGAGAAGAAGCACCTAATAGCTGTTAGGAGGAAGATGGAAGACATAAAGAAGAGCGGTGCCGACATTGTGGCTACGGCTTGCCCAGCTTGCATCGAAACGATAGCTAGAGGAGTTAAACACTACGGTAAGGAAATGGGTATATCTCACGTAAAAGTAATTCACATATCCGAGTACCTAGCGGACAAACTAAAGGTCGTTGGCTGA
- the dcd gene encoding dCTP deaminase: MILSDGGIKSYLKRGLMRIEPFTEAQIRENGVDLTIGNQYARFKRTEDVLDVTEETDLLKYYQIGIMDDEGMVIEPYEHVLLHTREYVEMPPDLVGLVNLKSSFARLGLYIPPTVVDAGFKGEIVIEVIGSSFPVRVKPGVPFIHLVFLRTDSPVLRDYSVRGRYQGQRGIRLPKLPIKL, encoded by the coding sequence TTGATCCTCTCGGATGGAGGCATCAAATCGTATTTAAAGAGAGGTTTAATGAGAATCGAACCTTTCACGGAAGCTCAGATAAGGGAGAACGGGGTCGATCTAACCATAGGCAATCAGTACGCTAGGTTCAAGAGAACGGAAGACGTGCTAGACGTAACAGAGGAGACTGACTTATTGAAGTACTATCAGATAGGGATTATGGACGACGAAGGAATGGTCATTGAGCCATACGAACACGTCTTGCTACACACGAGGGAGTACGTGGAAATGCCTCCCGACTTGGTAGGTTTAGTTAACTTGAAGAGCAGTTTCGCTAGACTCGGACTGTACATTCCACCTACCGTAGTGGACGCTGGCTTCAAGGGCGAAATAGTGATTGAGGTAATTGGCAGTTCCTTTCCGGTTAGAGTGAAACCTGGCGTTCCGTTCATCCACTTGGTCTTCTTGAGAACCGATTCACCGGTGTTAAGGGACTACTCAGTTAGAGGTCGCTACCAAGGACAGAGGGGCATAAGGCTCCCAAAGCTACCTATAAAGCTTTAA
- a CDS encoding CBS domain-containing protein, giving the protein MIRRRRKIPLTVDDIMTTPPLVVSPDENVVKVAKKMLEHEYGSALVTEEDKLVGIITEHDLLYALSEGENGIKLKARDIMTEDPITVKTKTDIMEAIRVMKDANVRHLPVVDERGRPVGVVAFRDILESLLLLIHFFYC; this is encoded by the coding sequence ATGATAAGAAGGAGAAGGAAGATCCCACTTACTGTCGATGATATTATGACAACACCTCCATTAGTAGTTTCGCCCGATGAAAACGTAGTTAAAGTTGCTAAGAAAATGTTAGAACACGAATACGGTTCGGCTCTAGTAACCGAAGAGGACAAGTTGGTCGGAATAATAACGGAGCACGACCTACTCTATGCGTTAAGTGAAGGAGAGAACGGAATTAAGCTGAAGGCACGAGACATTATGACCGAAGATCCTATAACTGTGAAAACGAAGACTGATATAATGGAAGCAATAAGAGTAATGAAAGACGCTAACGTTAGGCATTTACCAGTCGTTGATGAAAGGGGGAGACCAGTGGGAGTGGTAGCCTTTAGGGACATTCTAGAAAGCCTATTGCTCCTAATACATTTCTTCTACTGTTAA
- a CDS encoding adenylate kinase family protein, producing the protein MSFILVTGIPGSGKSTLSEAIAKEIDCKVLHVTDLIKDKKFYVEIERDSCGDPLYVVDMDKLEEYVRKLDGCWIIEGVVVDFVPPEKVKKVIYLYAPVKILYERMSSKGYCRKKICDNLEAELVGSYFQILLEEYNGKVSCLDTSRSLESTLKEAISIIKCLKSPCSPHPDEEWEDFFRLCPLE; encoded by the coding sequence TTGAGTTTCATACTCGTTACGGGAATACCTGGAAGCGGGAAATCCACTCTCTCAGAGGCAATTGCGAAAGAAATCGATTGCAAAGTGCTTCACGTAACGGATTTAATAAAAGATAAGAAGTTTTATGTAGAAATCGAGAGAGACTCATGTGGCGATCCTCTCTATGTAGTAGATATGGATAAGTTAGAGGAATACGTTAGGAAACTGGATGGTTGTTGGATAATAGAGGGCGTAGTAGTTGATTTCGTCCCTCCGGAAAAGGTTAAAAAAGTAATATACCTCTACGCACCAGTAAAAATTCTATACGAAAGAATGAGTAGCAAAGGATATTGCAGAAAGAAAATATGTGATAACTTGGAAGCGGAACTCGTTGGTTCATACTTCCAGATATTGCTTGAAGAATACAATGGAAAAGTTAGTTGCTTAGATACGAGTAGGAGCTTAGAAAGTACGTTAAAGGAAGCCATTTCAATTATAAAATGTTTGAAAAGTCCTTGTAGTCCCCATCCAGATGAGGAGTGGGAAGACTTCTTCCGGCTCTGTCCCTTAGAGTAA
- a CDS encoding ATP-binding protein: MKTKVCCFKSKKLIKTIEIRARSHPNFRPISCKSKTRSEELIPHFLKLHLRRNRNLCIGIDIQTSSPFCLNSSDLKRHVLVVGSSGSGKSTTIKKIVSELSNNFLIFDWHGEYDLVHRKVNCIDLNELSKLKVHELMDLFSIALDLSDAQYYVLFKVVQVLYKTRERFGLIDLIAQIHSFEETSRWIKETKHSILRKLEMLRHERCREGVKLDEILDLVSKGLIVNLEEYSEYAKRFLTGLVLSYVFSELSKRKIRKDVYVVIEEAQNVASTSNSYSIIDKIFQEGRKYGLHIIAVTQSPRNLNEAVVKNTMLKIIHKMNEVSDAKYIAESIGRPELWKDVISLRTGEAIVSSGSYVVRVFVTLRDRAGRSLPTPHLDGDYKDFSNIL, from the coding sequence ATGAAAACTAAAGTCTGTTGTTTTAAAAGTAAAAAGTTGATAAAGACTATAGAAATAAGAGCGCGTTCGCACCCAAATTTCAGACCCATTTCTTGTAAATCCAAAACTAGGAGTGAGGAACTCATTCCTCACTTTTTAAAATTACATTTGCGAAGAAACCGAAATTTATGTATAGGGATAGATATACAAACGTCATCGCCTTTCTGCTTAAACTCAAGCGACCTCAAACGCCACGTATTGGTTGTCGGATCCAGTGGCTCAGGTAAGAGTACTACTATTAAGAAAATAGTGAGCGAGCTATCGAACAACTTCTTAATTTTCGATTGGCACGGGGAGTACGATTTGGTTCATCGCAAGGTTAATTGTATTGATTTAAATGAGTTGTCGAAGTTGAAGGTTCACGAACTAATGGACTTGTTTTCAATAGCTTTAGACCTCAGCGACGCTCAGTACTACGTGCTCTTCAAAGTCGTTCAAGTCCTATATAAAACTAGAGAGAGGTTCGGGTTAATAGATCTCATAGCTCAAATACATTCATTTGAAGAGACCAGTAGGTGGATAAAGGAGACGAAGCATTCCATATTGAGAAAACTCGAGATGTTAAGACACGAGAGGTGTAGGGAAGGTGTAAAACTAGACGAAATACTAGACCTAGTTTCTAAAGGTCTAATAGTTAATTTAGAAGAGTACAGTGAATACGCCAAGAGGTTCCTAACTGGTTTGGTTCTCTCTTATGTATTTAGTGAATTATCTAAAAGGAAAATTCGAAAGGACGTGTACGTCGTTATAGAGGAAGCGCAAAACGTTGCATCAACGTCAAATTCGTATTCAATTATTGATAAAATTTTTCAAGAGGGAAGGAAGTACGGATTACACATTATAGCAGTAACTCAATCTCCCCGGAACTTAAACGAGGCTGTAGTAAAGAATACCATGCTCAAGATAATTCACAAAATGAACGAAGTTAGTGATGCAAAGTACATCGCTGAGAGTATAGGTAGACCGGAGCTGTGGAAAGACGTTATCTCGCTAAGAACGGGGGAGGCAATAGTTAGCTCTGGATCTTACGTTGTGAGAGTTTTCGTTACTCTAAGGGACAGAGCCGGAAGAAGTCTTCCCACTCCTCATCTGGATGGGGACTACAAGGACTTTTCAAACATTTTATAA
- a CDS encoding sugar phosphate isomerase/epimerase family protein: MLFGYSIIPKDTKEVEKIAKEIKEGGFNYLEISLDYPIPTKNEFLNEVISNIKNEGLKFSFHAPWRGIDLASPWEPLRKGAVKVIENILDIASRLEGMYVVIHLTTSERLSDAKDEIVNAAIESVKELLDAAKRLGIDFYIENVGKLGHPDILGHIMDETNAEFCLDIVHAIVDFSKRHKIDLERVDVDDVLETWKNSIGSNVKCMHIHGYTLDEGRLRIHTGLTYPITKRVAAKYITLFEPQYVTLEVFHSPNGPASPRFVAKELEEIKGWMKVYKRT; the protein is encoded by the coding sequence GTGTTATTTGGATATTCGATAATTCCAAAGGATACGAAAGAAGTAGAGAAGATAGCAAAGGAGATCAAGGAAGGGGGCTTCAATTACTTAGAAATTAGCCTAGATTATCCAATACCTACTAAGAACGAATTTTTAAATGAAGTAATATCGAATATAAAGAATGAAGGCTTGAAGTTCTCGTTTCACGCCCCATGGAGAGGCATAGACTTAGCATCTCCATGGGAGCCATTGCGAAAGGGCGCTGTAAAGGTAATTGAGAACATCTTAGATATAGCTAGCAGACTCGAAGGTATGTATGTAGTTATTCATTTGACTACCTCTGAAAGGTTAAGTGACGCTAAGGACGAAATAGTAAATGCGGCAATTGAGTCTGTGAAGGAACTATTGGATGCGGCTAAGAGACTGGGCATAGATTTCTATATAGAAAACGTGGGAAAGCTCGGTCATCCCGACATCCTCGGACATATAATGGATGAAACTAATGCTGAGTTCTGTTTAGATATAGTTCATGCAATAGTTGATTTCTCTAAGCGTCATAAAATAGACCTAGAGAGAGTAGACGTGGATGACGTCCTAGAAACGTGGAAGAACTCCATAGGATCTAACGTTAAGTGTATGCATATTCACGGCTATACTCTCGACGAAGGAAGATTGAGGATTCACACTGGTCTTACTTATCCCATTACTAAGAGGGTTGCCGCGAAGTACATTACCTTATTTGAACCTCAGTACGTAACGCTCGAAGTATTCCATTCACCTAACGGACCAGCCTCTCCGCGATTCGTTGCTAAGGAGCTAGAAGAGATAAAGGGGTGGATGAAGGTATATAAGCGAACTTAG